ACCGACGCCTCGGTGCCCCCGGGGCGTTTTTTTTATCCTGCCTCATCCCGCGAACGCTCTCGGTGCATGGCGGGACTTCTCCGAAAGGTCAAGGGGGGTTTTAGCGCCCCGGCGGGGGATCGTCGATTACGAGTCAGTTTTGGTGGAAGTTACGGTGGAAATAGATGAGTAAGGAAACGACGGGGGAATCCTTACCTGCGCCATGTTTTCTTTACTTCTTCAGTAAAGCCTTATTTATTGAGGCTCTAAAGATGTACCCGGAAAGGTGCATCAGCGTGTCGGACAACTCCGGGTCGACCTCCATCGACGCCATGCACGGGTGATGGTGGTGCCGCAGGGCGCCGGTGTCGGCCGCCTCCGACAGGCGCGTTCCCGGCAGGACCGACGCCACGAAGCGTCCCGCGCCGCACGGGCAGTCCCGCTCGACCGTCACGAGGCCGACCCGGTCCCCGTCGGCGTCGATCCGCATCCTCGGTCGGCCGAACAGCGAAGCGAAGGCGGACAGCAGCGGGTGCGGCCCGCCGTCGAACCCGCACAGCGGCCGGGCGAAGGCGAACGCAACTCCCATCGCCCCGAGCCGCTTTCCGATCTGGTTCTCCAGCCCCCGCGGGCAGGCCGCGCGGTCGTCCACGGCGGCGAGGACGGCGCGGGCGCCGGATCGTTGCGCGATATCGGGGATCAGTTCCGCGGCCCCCGCCGACTCGTGGAGGGAGACGAGCAGATCGGCGGCGGGGAGGGCGGCCGGAAGGACCTCGTCGGGATCGTCGATCACCATGGGGAGGCTCCGTGGAAGGGGCAGGCGGAGGATCTCCCATCCTTCCGGGCGATTCGCGGAGACGTACTCCGCGATCCGCTCGCCGTACTTTCCCTGGGTCGCGAAGAGGACCTTCACCCCACGGATCCGAGGAGGCAGGTCCGGAGAGCGTCCGCGACTGCGTCCGCCGCGGGGGACTCCCCGGGTGGAAGGTCGAGGAACGACCGCCCCTCGCTTTCCCAGGAGGGAAGCCGCGGATCGTGTGGGAGCGCCGCCAGGAGAGGGAGTCTGAGATCTTCCAACGCCGCGCGGCCGGGGACGCCGTACGGACGGTTGAGGAGGAGCCACGTTTTCCCGACGGGCAGGGCGAGCTCCGCCGCCAGGTCCCGCAGGGCCGCCACGGCTTCGAGGCCCCGGCGGGAAGGGTCGCCCACCAGGACGAGATGATCGATCCGCCGCACGGACCGGCGGGAGAGATGTTCCATTCCCGCCTCGTTGTCCATCACGACGGCCCGGTAGCCGCCCTCGATCCGGTCAAGCGCCTCGCGAAGCAGGTTGTTCAC
The Deltaproteobacteria bacterium genome window above contains:
- a CDS encoding carbon monoxide dehydrogenase, with translation MTLRIAVAGKGGVGKTTCSALILRALALAGIRPLLAVDADPNANLHQLLSLPLPEGLGSLREEQRAAAGGAVPLADRIAFGIERRVSEGEAVDLIAMGRGEGPGCYCYVNNLLREALDRIEGGYRAVVMDNEAGMEHLSRRSVRRIDHLVLVGDPSRRGLEAVAALRDLAAELALPVGKTWLLLNRPYGVPGRAALEDLRLPLLAALPHDPRLPSWESEGRSFLDLPPGESPAADAVADALRTCLLGSVG